The Arachis hypogaea cultivar Tifrunner chromosome 19, arahy.Tifrunner.gnm2.J5K5, whole genome shotgun sequence genome has a window encoding:
- the LOC112776584 gene encoding putative F-box/LRR-repeat protein 9 yields the protein MEKPYDLDTRKREMHLHCTSYEMEAEFQRRLFAPESPSPFIRYTNPLLRRPHQERQEQRSSRNWLHLPVELILIIFEKLGAIEVLTSVQRVCMLWRTICKDPYTWRVINMRVLGFPKFMDYQLSSLCRRTIERSCGLLVEISIDYFATEDLLNDIANSCGSRLRRLRLKKCFTHESNRLMYDLAKKFPLLEELDITHCYWWFYPISLESFGQACPLLKTLKFNHHRQHFYYDRISSCYVREDNAYAYAIARSMPQLRHLQLLGSTLDYDGLHAILNGCPHLESLDLCHCNPESGFQLFSMGMAPVSSS from the exons atgGAAAAGCCCTATGATCTCGATACACGGAAAAGAGAAATGCATCTTCATTGTACGAGTTATGAGATGGAAGCGGAATTCCAACGCCGCTTGTTTGCACCAGAATCGCCTTCACCATTCATTCGGTATACGAATCCATTATTGCGCCGCCCCCACCAAGAACGCCAAGAACAGAGGAGTAGTAGAAACTGGCTCCATCTTCCGGTGGAACTCATTCTTATCATCTTCGAGAAGCTCGGAGCCATAGAGGTTCTCACCAGTGTCCAGCGAGTGTGCATGCTCTGGCGGACCATCTGCAAGGATCCGTACACGTGGCGCGTGATCAACATGCGCGTCTTGGGGTTTCCCAAATTCATGGACTACCAATTGAGTTCGCTGTGCCGCCGTACCATCGAACGCAGCTGCGGTCTCTTGGTGGAGATAAGTATTGACTATTTTGCTACCGAGGATCTCCTCAACGACATCGCTAATTC TTGTGGAAGTCGTCTTCGACGTTTACGACTTAAGAAGTGCTTCACACACGAATCAAATAGACTGATGTATGACTTAGCTAAAAAGTTTCCTTTGCTTGAGGAGCTTGATATTACCCATTGCTACTGGTGGTTTTACCCTATTTCTTTAGAATCTTTTGGTCAAGCTTGCCCTCTTCTAAAAACCTTGAAATTCAACCACCACCGCCAACATTTTTATTATGATCGCATTTCTTCTTGTTACGTCCGCGAAGATAATGCATATGCATATGCTATTGCACGAAGCATGCCACAGTTACGCCATCTCCAACTTCTTGGAAGCACGTTGGATTATGATGGTTTGCATGCTATTCTTAACGGTTGTCCACATCTGGAATCTCTAGATCTATGTCACT GCAATCCAGAATCAGGATTTCAACTCTTTAGCATGGGAATGGCACCGGTTTCATCAAGCTAG
- the LOC140182404 gene encoding uncharacterized protein, with product MAGRMMTWAIELSQYDLGYGPQHAIKAQAMADFLVEVTGNPTEDTDTWWKLHVDGASNQTFGGAGIILESPAGVIYEQSVKFEFPVSNNQAEYEALLGGLVLAQEVGAKRLEVCSDSQVVTSQVNGSYQARDSLLQKYLERVKELSKQFEEVTIQHVPRERNTRADLLSKLASTKPGISNRSLIQGITKEPAVALH from the coding sequence ATGGCGGGGAgaatgatgacctgggccatcgaaCTATCCCAATACGACCTAGGCTACGGGCCCCAACATGCGATTAAGGCGCAAGCAATGGCAGACTTCCTGGTGGAAGTAACTGGGAATCCAACCGAGGACACGGACACATGGTGGAAGCTCCATGTAGACGGAGCATCCAACCAGACGTTCGGGGGTGCCGGGATCATTTTAGAAAGTCCAGCCGGAGTCATCTATGAACAATCGGTTAAGTTTGAGTTTCCCgtgtcgaacaaccaagcagaatacgaagcccttCTAGGGGGTTTGGTCCTAGCCCAGGAAGTCGGGGCCAAGAGGCTGGAAGTATGCAGTGACTCGCAAGTCGTCACTTCGCAAGTGaatggaagctaccaagccagagactcACTGCTACAAAAATACTTAGAGAGGGTCAAAGAGCTGAGCAAACAATTTGAAGAGGTCACGATCCAACACGTTCCAAGGGagaggaacacacgggcagacctcctatccAAGCTGGCGAGCACAAAACCCGGAATCAGCAACCGCTCCCTCATCCAAGGCATCACAAAAGAGCCAGCAGTCGCCCTCCACTGA